In Synechococcus sp. KORDI-52, one genomic interval encodes:
- the asnB gene encoding asparagine synthase (glutamine-hydrolyzing): MCGIGGVFNADRRQTVDRQLLVNMAAIQAHRGPDGFGVEVLDQAGVGFCHARLSIIDLNESRARQPFLTDDGEVLMAHNGEFYDFQRIRADLTAQGVRFSSKSDSEILLRLYQRQGLEATLPQLRGEFAFALFDRAEDCLYLVRDRFGIKPQYWAMTPEGLVFGSELKVLFAHPAVERRFTSEGLFHQLMQTMVPGTTAFAGVHQVKPGHVLKVQRVNGRLEVSESTYWDVDFPRKDQRDSSRTEADHINAVRAALLEAVELRMVADVPVGCYLSGGIDSCSILGLASAVSQAPVKAFTIGFDDARYDESPIAREMAEATGAEQDLMRLSGQELYGHMERTIWHAERTIYNTLAVAKFLMSRHVNDVDYKVVMTGEGSDELFGGYPAFRRDMFLHGLDDLPQEERANWENLLQQSNSLVKGAMLAENQVDDPDLDAVVGFTPSCLQPWLACAPLVPELLAESHAAALKGYSPGKAIAKQLDADQLDGRHALDKAQYVWIKTMLEGQILTWGGDRVDMANSMEARPAFLDHHLAAVAVQVPPELRIKGKTEKYVLREAMAGLLPEVLYRREKFAFMAPPAHTEPEKWEQMKQLADDYLSDEAIDAAGLLSKAGVRALFARHEDPATTDAERVQMDAVINHLLGVQMLHRMFVAEDVPALARREADRLGWRVLMPV; the protein is encoded by the coding sequence ATGTGCGGAATCGGAGGTGTTTTCAATGCCGACCGTCGTCAGACGGTGGATCGCCAGCTGCTGGTCAACATGGCGGCGATTCAGGCCCATCGCGGGCCCGATGGTTTCGGCGTTGAGGTGCTCGATCAGGCCGGCGTCGGCTTCTGCCATGCCCGCCTCTCGATCATTGACCTGAACGAGTCACGGGCCCGGCAGCCCTTCCTCACCGATGACGGTGAGGTGCTGATGGCCCACAACGGTGAGTTTTACGACTTCCAGCGGATCAGGGCAGACCTCACCGCCCAGGGGGTGCGCTTCAGCAGCAAGAGCGATTCGGAGATCCTGCTGCGGCTGTACCAACGCCAGGGCTTGGAGGCGACCCTGCCGCAGTTGCGCGGTGAGTTTGCCTTCGCCTTGTTTGATCGGGCGGAAGACTGCCTCTACCTGGTGCGGGACCGCTTCGGCATCAAACCGCAGTACTGGGCGATGACGCCCGAGGGTCTGGTGTTCGGTTCCGAGTTGAAGGTGCTGTTCGCCCATCCGGCGGTGGAGCGACGCTTCACCTCGGAGGGTCTGTTTCACCAGTTGATGCAGACCATGGTTCCTGGCACCACGGCCTTTGCTGGGGTGCACCAGGTGAAGCCCGGCCATGTGCTGAAGGTGCAACGGGTGAACGGGCGTCTGGAGGTGTCGGAGTCGACCTATTGGGATGTCGACTTTCCGCGTAAGGATCAGCGGGACTCCAGCCGCACTGAGGCCGACCACATCAATGCCGTTCGTGCGGCGTTGCTGGAGGCCGTTGAACTGCGCATGGTCGCCGATGTGCCTGTGGGTTGCTACCTCTCCGGCGGCATCGACAGCTGTTCCATCCTTGGTTTGGCGTCAGCCGTGAGCCAGGCACCGGTGAAGGCCTTCACCATCGGATTTGATGATGCCCGTTACGACGAGTCGCCGATTGCCCGGGAGATGGCCGAGGCCACCGGAGCAGAGCAGGATCTGATGCGGCTCTCGGGCCAGGAGCTCTATGGCCACATGGAGCGCACCATCTGGCATGCCGAGCGAACGATCTACAACACCCTGGCGGTGGCGAAGTTCTTGATGAGCCGCCACGTCAACGACGTGGATTACAAGGTTGTGATGACTGGTGAAGGCTCAGACGAGCTGTTCGGCGGCTATCCCGCCTTTCGCCGCGACATGTTTCTCCACGGTCTGGATGACCTGCCGCAGGAGGAGCGTGCCAACTGGGAAAACCTGCTGCAGCAGTCCAATTCCCTGGTGAAGGGGGCGATGCTGGCTGAAAACCAGGTGGACGATCCCGATCTCGATGCCGTGGTCGGCTTCACCCCCAGTTGCCTGCAGCCTTGGCTGGCCTGTGCGCCCTTGGTGCCGGAGCTTCTGGCGGAGTCCCACGCCGCAGCCCTGAAGGGTTACTCCCCGGGCAAGGCGATCGCCAAGCAACTGGATGCGGATCAACTGGACGGGCGCCATGCCCTGGACAAGGCCCAGTACGTCTGGATCAAGACCATGCTGGAGGGCCAGATCCTCACCTGGGGTGGTGACCGGGTCGACATGGCCAATTCCATGGAGGCGCGACCCGCTTTCCTTGATCACCATCTCGCCGCGGTGGCTGTGCAGGTGCCCCCCGAACTGCGGATTAAGGGGAAAACCGAGAAATACGTGCTGCGGGAAGCCATGGCAGGCCTGTTGCCCGAGGTGTTGTATCGGCGTGAGAAGTTCGCCTTCATGGCACCGCCGGCCCACACGGAGCCTGAGAAGTGGGAGCAGATGAAGCAGCTTGCCGATGACTACCTTAGTGATGAGGCGATCGATGCCGCTGGTTTGTTGAGCAAGGCCGGCGTGCGCGCCTTGTTTGCGCGTCACGAGGACCCGGCCACCACCGATGCGGAGCGGGTGCAGATGGATGCGGTGATCAATCACCTGCTGGGTGTGCAGATGCTGCATCGCATGTTCGTGGCTGAAGACGTGCCAGCCCTGGCCCGCCGGGAGGCGGACCGTCTGGGTTGGCGGGTGCTGATGCCTGTTTGA
- a CDS encoding Zn-dependent hydrolase, whose product MPTLISASPTTPASRVEPVKSVARPNRDRLVATIEQLACIGAKPDGSVCRRGFSPQDVQGRELLAQWMNQLGMQVRVDAAGNLIGRLEGLDPHRPALVTGSHLDTVPTGGRFDGALGVLAGLEACRALQDQGLRLRHGIELIAFADEESTMVGCKGLAGTASDDPESYSTSNGQPIQDNLSRIGGHWPSLASACRSDEAYAAFLELHVEQGGVLEQRGDAIGVVEGVVGQRRFSINVQGQANHAGTTPMGLRQDALVAASRLVLAVEAMASRHAGDPVATVGRLEVWPNAANVVPGAVALTVDLRDVDSTVLDQLVEQLMQQVERIGAETGCPIAVDPQFSVDPTPADTLVMATIAEAAADLGLSHSHLPSRASHDAQEVGRRWPMGMIFVPSRGGLSHSAAEFTSDEQCWAGTAVLLETLQRLDRQLP is encoded by the coding sequence TTGCCAACGCTCATCTCGGCTTCTCCGACCACCCCCGCATCGAGGGTCGAGCCAGTCAAGAGTGTGGCGCGACCCAATCGTGATCGTTTGGTTGCAACGATCGAGCAGCTGGCCTGCATTGGCGCCAAGCCCGATGGCAGCGTCTGTCGACGCGGGTTCTCCCCTCAGGATGTGCAGGGCCGCGAGTTGCTGGCCCAGTGGATGAATCAGCTCGGGATGCAGGTGCGTGTCGATGCCGCAGGCAACTTGATCGGACGCCTGGAAGGCCTCGATCCCCACCGTCCTGCTTTGGTGACAGGTTCTCACCTCGACACGGTTCCCACCGGTGGGCGCTTTGACGGGGCCCTGGGGGTGTTGGCCGGTCTGGAAGCCTGCCGCGCTCTTCAAGACCAGGGCTTGCGCCTGCGGCATGGCATCGAGTTGATCGCCTTTGCCGACGAGGAGTCGACCATGGTGGGTTGCAAGGGCTTGGCGGGCACGGCCTCTGATGACCCGGAGAGTTACTCCACCAGCAACGGCCAGCCGATTCAGGACAACCTGTCGCGCATCGGCGGGCATTGGCCCTCCTTGGCTTCAGCCTGCCGCTCCGATGAGGCTTACGCCGCTTTCCTGGAGTTGCATGTTGAACAGGGTGGTGTTCTCGAGCAACGCGGCGATGCCATCGGTGTTGTGGAGGGTGTTGTTGGTCAACGTCGGTTCAGCATCAATGTGCAGGGCCAGGCCAACCATGCCGGCACCACACCCATGGGCCTGCGACAGGACGCCCTCGTGGCGGCCTCGCGTCTTGTTCTCGCTGTCGAGGCCATGGCCTCCCGTCATGCCGGCGATCCGGTGGCGACGGTGGGTCGACTGGAGGTTTGGCCCAATGCCGCCAACGTTGTCCCCGGCGCTGTCGCCCTGACCGTTGACCTGAGGGACGTGGATTCGACGGTTCTCGATCAGTTGGTGGAGCAGTTGATGCAGCAGGTGGAACGCATCGGTGCTGAAACGGGCTGCCCGATCGCGGTGGACCCTCAGTTCAGTGTTGATCCCACCCCTGCCGATACCCTGGTGATGGCCACGATTGCCGAGGCAGCAGCCGATCTTGGCCTCTCCCACAGCCATCTCCCCAGCCGAGCCAGCCACGATGCACAGGAGGTTGGCCGTCGTTGGCCGATGGGCATGATTTTTGTGCCCAGCCGGGGCGGCTTGAGTCATTCAGCTGCCGAGTTCACCAGTGACGAACAGTGTTGGGCGGGCACTGCGGTGCTGCTGGAAACGTTGCAACGGCTCGACCGTCAGCTGCCGTGA
- a CDS encoding DUF1028 domain-containing protein: protein MTFSILARDPSNGRFGVAVATCHLAVGSTVPHIRAGVGAVATQAHTNPYLGICGLERLEQSSDAESVLGSLLADDQHRDRRQFHLIDLDGRTACWTGQDCGPWAGHRHHRDLSVAGNCLADEGVLEAMEQAFLTSNPSLKLGRRLMLALQAGEAAGGDHRSSLCTSAAVQVSGEAAFPLLDLRVDFDERAVGQLMEVYERSQALWAQEWRDELSELPMLNRLVA from the coding sequence GTGACCTTTTCGATCCTGGCCCGTGATCCCAGCAACGGTCGTTTTGGCGTGGCCGTTGCCACCTGTCATCTGGCCGTTGGATCCACCGTGCCCCACATCCGCGCCGGGGTTGGTGCGGTCGCCACCCAGGCCCACACCAATCCGTATCTGGGGATTTGTGGTCTTGAGCGCCTGGAGCAGAGTTCGGATGCCGAGAGCGTTCTGGGCAGCCTTCTGGCGGATGATCAGCACCGTGATCGGCGTCAGTTTCATCTGATTGATCTGGACGGTCGCACAGCCTGTTGGACGGGTCAGGATTGTGGCCCTTGGGCAGGGCATCGCCATCATCGTGATCTGTCTGTTGCCGGCAATTGCTTGGCGGACGAAGGCGTGTTGGAGGCGATGGAGCAGGCCTTTTTGACCAGTAACCCCAGTTTGAAACTGGGCCGCCGGTTGATGCTTGCTCTGCAGGCTGGGGAAGCCGCTGGTGGTGATCACCGCTCCAGCCTTTGCACTTCAGCAGCGGTGCAGGTGAGTGGTGAAGCTGCTTTCCCGCTGTTGGATCTGCGCGTTGATTTCGATGAGCGTGCCGTGGGGCAGTTGATGGAAGTGTACGAACGCAGCCAAGCGCTTTGGGCTCAGGAGTGGAGGGATGAACTGTCGGAGTTGCCGATGCTCAACCGTTTGGTGGCTTGA
- a CDS encoding DUF4278 domain-containing protein has product MTTLLYRGHQYQQSNASQGKPGVQLVYRRNVYQARQISNSPSQAKLTYRGVNYTR; this is encoded by the coding sequence ATGACCACCCTTCTCTATCGCGGGCACCAGTACCAGCAAAGCAATGCCAGCCAGGGGAAACCCGGCGTCCAACTGGTCTACCGCCGCAACGTGTACCAAGCGCGTCAGATCAGCAACAGCCCAAGTCAGGCGAAGCTCACCTACCGCGGCGTGAACTACACCCGCTAG